In a genomic window of Pirellulales bacterium:
- the uppS gene encoding polyprenyl diphosphate synthase, translating to MDGNGRWAQRRGLPRIEGHRHGVASVRRITEEAARLSTDQLTLYCLSSENWKRPQAELDFLMHLLEQYLIEERTTLLDENVRLTTIGSREGIPDSVLREMDKTIEMSSHHSGMTLCLAVNYGSRAEITESMRRIADEVRLGQIAPEDVTEDLIASRLYTAGMSDPDLLIRTAGEMRVSNFLLWQISYSELWVTDQCWPEFGEADLHDAIRDYAGRDRRFGGLNP from the coding sequence ATGGATGGCAATGGTCGTTGGGCGCAGCGGCGTGGCCTGCCCCGCATCGAGGGGCATCGGCATGGCGTGGCCTCGGTGCGCCGCATCACCGAAGAGGCGGCCCGCCTATCGACCGACCAACTGACGCTCTATTGCCTGTCTAGCGAGAACTGGAAGCGGCCCCAGGCCGAGCTCGATTTTTTAATGCACCTCTTGGAGCAGTATCTTATCGAGGAGCGCACGACGCTGCTCGATGAGAACGTCCGCCTGACTACGATCGGCAGTCGTGAGGGAATACCCGATTCGGTGCTGCGCGAGATGGATAAGACCATCGAGATGAGCAGCCATCACTCGGGCATGACTTTATGTTTGGCGGTGAACTACGGCAGCCGGGCCGAGATTACCGAGTCGATGCGTCGCATCGCCGACGAAGTGCGCTTGGGCCAAATCGCGCCCGAGGACGTCACTGAGGACCTGATAGCCTCGCGGCTTTACACCGCGGGCATGTCCGACCCAGACTTGCTCATTCGCACGGCAGGCGAGATGCGAGTCAGCAACTTTTTGCTATGGCAGATCAGCTACTCCGAACTGTGGGTCACCGATCAGTGCTGGCCCGAGTTCGGCGAGGCCGATCTGCACGACGCCATCCGCGATTACGCCGGGCGCGATCGTCGCTTCGGCGGCCTCAATCCGTAG
- a CDS encoding adenylosuccinate synthase: MPGLCVIGLQWGDEAKGKIVDLLTRAHDIVVRYQGGANAGHTVVTGGQTYKLSLIPSGILRADVQCVITGGVVLNPPSILAEIDGLIARGVAVGKNLLISDRAHVIFPWHLEEDRISEGSAAVGQAIGTTQRGIGPCYRDKVGRSNAIRLGDLYRTGVREKIERICAHKNQLLALLSGASPVAPLDPQKIHQEYQVYAERLRPHVADTTSLVLDALEAKRRVLFEGAQGALLDVDHGTFPYVTSSNSSGVGISSGAGVPGRYLEKIIGVVKAYGTRVGGGPFPTEQDNELGQHLRDRGNEYGTVTRRPRRCGWFDAVAARYTSRLSGVDSLAVMLLDVLSELPEIKICTAYEIDGQRVTVFPSHVDDLARAQPVYETLPGWQQEISDVRQLADLPANARKYLARLGEIIGRPVEIVSVGPDRDQTMFAESLAPVAAAAR; this comes from the coding sequence TTATCGGTTTGCAGTGGGGCGACGAGGCCAAGGGGAAGATCGTCGACCTGCTGACCCGCGCCCACGATATCGTGGTGCGCTACCAGGGCGGAGCCAACGCCGGCCATACAGTGGTCACAGGCGGACAGACCTATAAGCTGTCGCTGATTCCCAGCGGAATTCTTCGCGCGGATGTGCAATGCGTGATCACGGGCGGCGTGGTGCTCAACCCGCCCAGCATTTTGGCCGAGATCGACGGTCTGATCGCCCGTGGCGTGGCGGTCGGTAAGAACCTGTTGATTAGTGATCGAGCGCACGTCATCTTCCCCTGGCACCTGGAAGAAGATCGCATCAGCGAAGGAAGCGCGGCCGTTGGTCAGGCCATTGGCACCACGCAGCGCGGTATCGGGCCCTGCTATCGCGATAAGGTCGGACGCTCGAACGCTATCCGCCTGGGCGATTTATACCGTACCGGCGTACGTGAGAAGATCGAGCGCATTTGCGCGCATAAGAATCAATTGCTCGCGCTGCTCTCGGGCGCCAGCCCCGTCGCGCCGCTCGATCCGCAGAAGATCCATCAGGAATATCAAGTCTACGCCGAGCGCTTGCGGCCACATGTCGCCGATACGACCTCGCTGGTGCTCGACGCGCTCGAGGCCAAACGGCGCGTGCTATTTGAGGGGGCGCAGGGCGCGCTGTTGGACGTCGATCATGGCACGTTCCCTTATGTCACCAGCAGCAACAGCTCGGGCGTTGGCATCTCGAGCGGAGCCGGCGTGCCTGGCCGATATCTGGAAAAGATCATCGGCGTGGTGAAAGCTTACGGCACCCGCGTCGGCGGCGGACCATTTCCGACCGAGCAGGACAACGAACTAGGACAGCACCTGCGCGACCGCGGCAACGAATACGGCACCGTCACGCGTCGGCCGCGGCGCTGTGGCTGGTTCGACGCCGTGGCCGCGCGCTATACGTCTCGGCTCTCGGGCGTGGATAGTCTGGCTGTGATGCTCTTGGACGTACTTAGCGAACTGCCCGAAATCAAAATTTGCACGGCCTACGAGATTGACGGTCAGCGCGTAACTGTGTTTCCCAGCCATGTCGACGACCTCGCGCGAGCCCAACCGGTCTACGAGACTTTGCCTGGTTGGCAGCAAGAAATTTCGGATGTCCGGCAGTTGGCGGATCTGCCGGCCAATGCCCGCAAATATTTGGCCCGCTTGGGCGAAATCATCGGGCGACCTGTCGAGATAGTCTCGGTCGGGCCCGATCGGGACCAAACGATGTTTGCTGAGTCTTTGGCGCCGGTGGCGGCAGCCGCCCGTTGA